From Rutidosis leptorrhynchoides isolate AG116_Rl617_1_P2 chromosome 3, CSIRO_AGI_Rlap_v1, whole genome shotgun sequence, a single genomic window includes:
- the LOC139900328 gene encoding uncharacterized protein, whose protein sequence is MKTSSLVDCYSIVNPLLQQEEYQEVVSANLTGDTLYSLNLYCFYLELANNYSKPMVWIGIYIAAASILCIIAMGADLLHGFRNKKMWFPSKYFTLNAASITVISVAMKLSVDLNTYMPSYLDQATKLGSVAFMCTMMTNLMSSLASMDNKTLLANVIGLVILVITIIGNICIQISTGVINSTIDGMPTNLVIVTCIYVAMLLWLLIITISSAITIPSYKRMLELKYRAIDKENLDDQDKLASMVDKLRKYVRRNWVMAESGSPQFVKASNPLSSTSGIICVVILFIELNVMLEVKQRGNLTKETTDYKWSLFFIYITQFVGVVIGSIAPICRCFTISNFNFFIKWNNNHFMIFKVEKYWIQTLREWKESHTTFRSGSSWSKAIVNNMKNLIIEICIGIQSIIVVSSKMMRLIPIVLIIFVVYGSYCWKLLVGMLFTLPTLPVIDDVHKGLRDYVLQLEDEMELSDRMLNHISNALDNYMIQKVDKEQNKDLMVFLDTSTGFNGVKNFDIDQVEHLTSVKLVNSWSLPVVTLTCIAISLPNISKKNVDRLLKNVREGLSYTHQVEEIINDTSEYRNIQKAAMTLWHEVEEKCMWLENTIEESAFRGKTYVEILEWFANKGKEIVLEINKTTNKEVIMMNTPKKFIVANSMYRTAQTILCNYQVNGEKISKQELFGLLSSMIADILCACFTNMPQVIKMKCRERDIEIRESSVKAAAKLFGRTEEILRRLEVWELPSMEADKMGFIDEWRHHLLSIP, encoded by the coding sequence ATGAAGACTAGCTCATTAGTTGATTGTTACAGTATTGTGAATCCATTACTTCAACAAGAAGAGTATCAAGAAGTTGTATCTGCAAACCTCACAGGAGACACTTTATACTCCTTGAATTTATATTGTTTCTATTTGGAACTTGCGAACAACTATAGCAAACCAATGGTGTGGATTGGCATCTACATCGCTGCAGCATCAATTTTGTGCATCATTGCCATGGGGGCTGATTTGTTGCATGGTTTTAGAAATAAAAAAATGTGGTTTCCGTCTAAATATTTTACACTCAATGCCGCTTCTATTACAGTGATAAGTGTCGCAATGAAATTGTCTGTGGATCTTAATACTTACATGCCAAGTTACTTGGACCAAGCAACCAAATTAGGAAGTGTAGCCTTCATGTGCACGATGATGACTAACTTAATGTCTTCTTTGGCGTCTATGGACAACAAGACACTTCTTGCGAACGTCATAGGTTTGGTTATTCTCGTTATTACAATTATTGGAAATATTTGCATCCAGATTAGTACCGGTGTTATAAACTCAACCATTGATGGCATGCCTACAAATTTAGTGATAGTCACATGCATCTATGTGGCTATGTTATTGTGGTTATTAATAATCACGATTTCTTCAGCTATAACAATTCCTTCCTATAAGAGAATGCTAGAATTGAAGTATCGAGCCATAGATAAAGAAAATTTAGACGATCAAGATAAGTTAGCGTCTATGGTTGATAAACTAAGGAAATATGTTAGAAGAAACTGGGTTATGGCCGAAAGTGGTAGCCCTCAATTTGTGAAGGCTAGTAATCCTTTATCCTCCACTTCTGGCATTATTTGTGTAGTTATTCTGTTCATTGAGCTAAATGTAATGCTAGAGGTGAAGCAACGTGGGAATCTAACCAAGGAGACGACAGACTATAAATGGTCACTTTTTTTCATTTATATAACACAATTTGTTGGAGTCGTAATTGGTAGCATTGCTCCAATATGCAGATGTTTTACTATCTCCAACTTTAATTTTTTCATTAAGTGGAATAACAACCATTTTATGATCTTCAAAGTAGAGAAATATTGGATTCAGACGTTGCGTGAGTGGAAAGAAAGCCATACAACTTTCCGATCAGGTAGTTCTTGGTCAAAAGCTATTGTCAATAATATGAAAAACCTCATTATAGAGATTTGCATTGGAATTCAGAGCATTATTGTTGTATCAAGCAAAATGATGAGGCTTATTCCAATAGTCCTTATAATCTTTGTCGTGTATGGTTCATACTGTTGGAAGTTGTTGGTGGGCATGCTATTTACGCTTCCTACTCTCCCAGTGATAGATGATGTACACAAAGGCCTTAGAGATTATGTTTTGCAACTAGAAGATGAGATGGAGCTTAGTGACAGGATGCTAAATCACATTTCAAATGCTTTGGATAATTACATGATTCAAAAGGTGGATAAGGAACAGAATAAAGATCTTATGGTGTTTCTCGACACTTCTACTGGATTTAACGGAGTAAAGAACTTTGACATTGATCAAGTTGAACATTTGACTTCTGTTAAACTTGTTAACAGTTGGAGCTTACCGGTAGTGACTTTAACATGCATTGCTATTTCTCTCCCTAATATTTCAAAGAAAAATGTTGATAGGTTGCTCAAGAATGTCCGTGAAGGTCTTTCGTATACGCATCAAGTGGAAGAAATCATCAATGATACAAGTGAATATAGAAATATACAAAAGGCGGCTATGACTTTGTGGCATGAGGTTGAAGAGAAGTGCATGTGGTTGGAAAACACGATCGAAGAAAGTGCTTTTAGAGGTAAAACATATGTCGAGATTCTTGAATGGTTTGCAAATAAAGGAAAAGAAATAGTTTTAGAAATCAATAAGACTACGAATAAAGAGGTAATAATGATGAACACTCCTAAGAAGTTTATAGTTGCTAATTCGATGTATCGTACTGCACAAACAATCTTGTGTAACTACCAAGTCAATGGTGAAAAGATTAGCAAACAAGAGTTGTTTGGGTTGTTATCTAGCATGATTGCAGACATATTGTGTGCGTGCTTTACTAACATGCCACAAGTCATAAAGATGAAGTGTCGTGAAAGAGACATAGAGATACGAGAGAGTAGTGTTAAGGCCGCCGCCAAGTTGTTTGGTAGAACGGAAGAGATACTAAGAAGACTTGAAGTATGGGAGTTACCAAGTATGGAAGCTGATAAAATGGGATTTATTGATGAGTGGCGTCATCATCTGCTATCGATTCCTTGA